From Woronichinia naegeliana WA131, the proteins below share one genomic window:
- a CDS encoding ISAs1 family transposase, which produces MAKGFGARVLTPQQEKEVKIIKRSLLKHFQCLKEPRTGRRQDHNLTAIVTIGILAVLSGADGFVAIEAYGKAKREWLEMFLELPKGIPSHDTFGRVFGMLETEELEKSFLSWISSLTEKMDIELIQIDGKTKRGSYDREKGLNALHSISAWSSERGLMLAQKKVDSKSNEIKAVPLLLKLLNIKGAVVTLDAMGTQTEIAKQIKQGEGDYVLALKGNQGKLNKQVRDWFKQAVAQNWQGIEYSYHEKTEKGHYRLETRQVWTVSINQLSALHRQNQWVGLATAVMVKSKTQFGHKTTETFRYYISSLPTDAERHSHVIRSHWSIENSLHWVLDVTFNEDASRVRQGNAADNLGLLRRLSINLLKHEPSQKSLKMKRYLAAMDNNFLLQVLAASSRE; this is translated from the coding sequence ATGGCAAAAGGCTTCGGCGCAAGAGTTCTAACCCCACAACAAGAAAAAGAAGTCAAAATTATCAAAAGAAGCCTACTGAAACATTTTCAGTGCCTAAAAGAACCGAGAACAGGGAGAAGGCAAGACCATAACTTAACAGCAATTGTCACCATAGGAATATTGGCAGTATTGTCAGGGGCAGATGGCTTTGTAGCAATTGAAGCCTATGGCAAAGCCAAACGAGAATGGCTAGAAATGTTTCTAGAGTTACCAAAGGGAATTCCCTCTCACGATACCTTTGGAAGAGTATTTGGAATGTTGGAAACAGAAGAACTAGAAAAAAGTTTTCTGAGCTGGATAAGCAGTCTAACGGAGAAAATGGACATAGAGCTGATACAGATAGATGGAAAAACGAAAAGAGGTTCTTATGATAGGGAAAAAGGACTAAATGCGTTACACAGCATAAGTGCGTGGAGTAGTGAGCGGGGACTGATGTTAGCGCAAAAGAAAGTAGATAGTAAATCTAATGAAATAAAAGCAGTCCCCTTGTTACTGAAGTTACTTAACATCAAGGGGGCAGTAGTAACCCTAGATGCAATGGGAACGCAGACAGAAATCGCAAAACAAATAAAGCAAGGTGAAGGTGACTATGTATTGGCTCTCAAAGGAAATCAGGGCAAACTTAATAAACAAGTTAGGGATTGGTTTAAACAAGCGGTCGCTCAGAACTGGCAAGGAATTGAATACAGTTATCATGAGAAGACAGAAAAAGGACATTACCGTTTAGAAACTCGTCAAGTCTGGACAGTGTCAATCAATCAGCTTTCCGCATTGCATCGCCAAAATCAGTGGGTCGGTTTAGCAACTGCTGTGATGGTTAAAAGTAAAACTCAATTCGGTCATAAAACAACAGAGACGTTTCGCTATTATATTAGCAGTCTTCCTACGGATGCCGAACGTCATAGCCATGTGATTCGTTCTCACTGGAGTATTGAAAATAGTCTGCATTGGGTTTTAGATGTCACTTTTAATGAGGATGCGAGTCGAGTGCGTCAAGGTAATGCGGCTGATAATTTGGGCTTGCTCCGTCGTTTAAGTATTAATTTGCTTAAACATGAGCCATCTCAAAAAAGCTTGAAGATGAAGCGTTATTTGGCGGCGATGGACAACAATTTTCTTCTACAGGTTTTAGCAGCTAGTTCACGGGAGTGA
- a CDS encoding helix-turn-helix domain-containing protein yields the protein MPRLAPKELKLEAKEREHLEKLINRHTTEQQIALRAKIVLLADEGENNREIARKLKISRKMASQWRERWIAGQKSEIEITERIKDAERSGAPAKFKREQILKLFKLACDDPKNYERPISHWTGRELAEELVKQGIVESISPRQVGRLWEEADIHWCQLKPKCLLTKD from the coding sequence ATGCCCCGATTAGCCCCCAAAGAGTTAAAGTTGGAAGCAAAAGAACGAGAACATCTAGAAAAACTGATAAATCGTCATACAACAGAGCAGCAAATTGCCTTAAGGGCAAAAATAGTGCTTCTGGCAGATGAGGGAGAAAATAATCGAGAAATTGCTAGAAAATTAAAAATCAGCCGAAAAATGGCAAGTCAATGGAGAGAAAGATGGATAGCAGGACAGAAAAGTGAAATAGAAATAACAGAAAGAATCAAAGATGCTGAACGTAGTGGAGCACCCGCCAAGTTTAAACGCGAACAAATTTTGAAGTTGTTCAAATTAGCCTGTGATGACCCAAAGAATTATGAGCGTCCGATAAGTCACTGGACAGGACGAGAATTAGCAGAGGAATTAGTAAAGCAAGGAATAGTGGAAAGTATATCTCCTCGACAGGTAGGAAGATTATGGGAAGAAGCAGATATTCATTGGTGTCAACTTAAGCCAAAATGCCTACTCACAAAAGATTAG
- a CDS encoding IS4 family transposase: MARQHPRRKGNPDLRRKTNQPGVEIPEITKELFELLEPTMFTPLKYLQGTHEKMMRDRVLNLPVMVALVLSIVYRQIAGISEAVRLLEEEGLLWVASLKVSKQAVSKRMMNVPAEIFAILLKGVLEKAAEKGKKLQVGEKWEKIREKFSAVWIADGSTLEQIRKNMKISKEEKSKLGGKIMMVVEAFTQRPVTLWYTENDKSNDKIWCKELAAKLPENGLILVDMGFFSFVWFDLLTEAKKFFLTRFRAGTSYKTKQVLSQGSHYRDEIIIMGNYRSNPCKHPVRLVSVLWGTIWYQYLTNVLSPEQLSAEEVCDLYRRRWTIEEAFLLTKRLLGLAYLWVGNKNGVQIQIICTLIFYTVLNQLVGEVAIALNQPKEKISVEMVFRSLYYVAKAIARGEKPDTVTYLAERAKLFGLVKAERKRHREKAALNQQIWEPIPLS; this comes from the coding sequence ATGGCAAGACAACATCCTCGGAGAAAAGGAAACCCAGACTTACGTCGTAAGACAAATCAGCCAGGGGTAGAAATCCCTGAAATAACAAAAGAGTTGTTTGAATTACTAGAACCCACAATGTTTACACCATTAAAATATTTACAGGGAACTCATGAGAAAATGATGAGAGATAGGGTATTAAATTTACCAGTAATGGTGGCATTAGTGTTAAGTATAGTGTATCGTCAAATAGCGGGTATAAGTGAAGCGGTAAGACTGTTAGAGGAAGAGGGATTGCTATGGGTAGCATCATTAAAAGTAAGCAAACAGGCAGTATCAAAAAGAATGATGAATGTGCCAGCCGAAATATTTGCAATATTACTAAAAGGAGTGTTAGAAAAAGCAGCCGAAAAAGGGAAGAAGCTCCAAGTAGGAGAAAAATGGGAAAAAATAAGAGAAAAGTTTAGTGCAGTGTGGATAGCAGATGGCTCAACGCTAGAGCAGATAAGGAAAAATATGAAAATAAGTAAAGAAGAAAAGAGTAAATTGGGGGGTAAAATAATGATGGTAGTGGAAGCCTTTACCCAAAGACCCGTTACTTTATGGTACACAGAAAATGATAAATCAAATGATAAAATATGGTGTAAAGAATTGGCAGCTAAATTACCAGAAAATGGTTTAATTCTCGTAGATATGGGATTTTTTAGCTTTGTGTGGTTTGATTTGTTAACAGAAGCTAAAAAGTTTTTTCTAACCAGATTTAGAGCGGGTACATCTTACAAAACCAAACAAGTATTGTCTCAAGGTAGTCATTACAGAGATGAGATTATCATTATGGGAAATTACCGTTCTAATCCTTGCAAGCATCCGGTGAGATTAGTCTCAGTATTATGGGGAACAATCTGGTATCAGTATTTAACAAATGTGTTGTCTCCCGAACAACTGTCCGCCGAAGAGGTCTGTGATTTATATCGAAGACGATGGACAATCGAAGAAGCCTTTTTATTAACGAAAAGACTTTTAGGACTAGCCTATTTATGGGTAGGTAATAAGAATGGTGTCCAAATCCAGATTATTTGCACTTTGATTTTCTATACGGTCTTAAATCAATTGGTAGGGGAAGTGGCGATTGCTCTAAATCAACCGAAAGAAAAAATCTCAGTAGAGATGGTGTTTCGGAGTCTATACTATGTAGCGAAGGCTATTGCTAGAGGAGAAAAGCCTGATACAGTAACCTATCTGGCTGAACGTGCTAAGTTATTTGGTTTGGTCAAAGCTGAGAGAAAGCGACATCGAGAAAAGGCCGCTCTCAATCAACAAATTTGGGAACCCATTCCTTTAAGTTGA
- the sppA gene encoding signal peptide peptidase SppA codes for MNRFIKQILASFIGTIAALLMTVTVGASALVLLLLLLSQDSSPVVKEKTVLIFDLATQIQDTESTPSFNQILSQESQSTLSLRQVLETIQKASKDDRIVAIFLDGRQGGGASGYASLTEIREALQRFRQTGKTIIAYGVDWREPDYFLASIADEILENPIGTVEINGLGTEPLFYGAALAKYGIGVQAVRVGNFKSAVEPFTRQDLSPQNRQQLESLLGGVWQTYIETVATSRSLTASDLQAIADYQGLLSAQKAQKAKLIDKVVYWDQVVDQLKSLSKVDEDEEKSFRQISLNDYVSVPVKAFPVRRSDQKIAVLYIDGTIVNGAGSLDSVGGDRFVKLIRKIRADQDIKAVVVRINSPGGSATASDLIWREVQLLKAKKPVVISMGNVAASGGYWIATGGQHIFAEPTTITGSIGVFSLLFNVETIGNRFGLTWDQVQTSKLANLGSGIRPKSAAELAIFQQAVNQIYDLFLDKVSQSRGLSKAKVAEIAQGRVWTGAEAKKIGLVDDLGGLEQAITYAANQTNLGDNWELDEYPRQKSLETAILESLFKLQIQSQIPKVQTDPLTQKWQDFRAELTSLQTLNDPKGIYARLPFNWKWH; via the coding sequence ATGAATCGATTTATCAAACAAATACTAGCTAGTTTTATTGGCACGATCGCCGCTCTATTGATGACCGTAACAGTGGGAGCCAGTGCCTTAGTTTTGTTACTATTACTGTTAAGTCAAGATAGTAGCCCCGTTGTCAAAGAAAAAACCGTTTTAATTTTTGATTTAGCCACCCAAATTCAAGATACAGAATCCACTCCGTCTTTTAATCAAATTCTCAGTCAAGAATCCCAATCCACTCTTAGCCTACGTCAAGTTTTAGAAACGATTCAGAAAGCCAGCAAAGATGATCGCATTGTGGCCATTTTTCTGGACGGTCGTCAGGGCGGAGGAGCCAGTGGTTATGCCAGCCTGACGGAAATTCGAGAAGCTTTACAACGTTTCCGACAAACGGGGAAAACAATCATTGCCTACGGTGTGGATTGGCGCGAACCCGATTACTTTTTAGCCTCGATCGCCGATGAAATTTTAGAGAATCCCATTGGCACGGTGGAAATTAATGGTTTGGGAACCGAACCACTCTTTTATGGGGCCGCTTTAGCTAAATATGGTATTGGAGTTCAAGCAGTACGGGTGGGAAATTTTAAATCGGCAGTTGAACCCTTTACCCGTCAAGATCTGAGTCCCCAGAATCGACAACAGTTAGAATCCTTACTGGGTGGGGTTTGGCAGACCTATATAGAAACGGTGGCGACCAGTCGTTCTCTCACTGCTTCTGACCTCCAGGCGATCGCCGATTACCAGGGTCTGCTCTCAGCCCAAAAGGCCCAAAAAGCGAAATTAATCGATAAAGTCGTTTATTGGGATCAGGTGGTTGATCAACTTAAAAGCCTGAGCAAAGTGGATGAAGATGAGGAAAAATCTTTTCGACAAATTAGCCTTAATGATTATGTTTCTGTGCCAGTCAAAGCCTTTCCAGTGAGACGATCTGATCAAAAAATTGCCGTGCTTTATATTGACGGTACGATTGTCAATGGCGCAGGTTCCTTGGATTCAGTAGGCGGCGATCGCTTTGTGAAACTGATTCGTAAAATTCGAGCTGATCAAGACATTAAAGCAGTGGTTGTACGGATTAATAGCCCAGGGGGAAGCGCAACAGCCTCCGATTTAATTTGGCGAGAAGTACAGTTATTAAAAGCCAAGAAACCCGTTGTCATTTCCATGGGCAATGTTGCGGCCTCTGGCGGTTATTGGATTGCTACGGGTGGACAACATATCTTTGCTGAACCGACCACAATTACTGGCTCAATTGGGGTTTTTAGCTTGCTTTTTAATGTTGAAACCATCGGCAATCGTTTTGGTTTAACCTGGGATCAAGTCCAAACTTCAAAACTGGCCAATCTAGGCTCTGGTATTCGTCCTAAAAGTGCAGCCGAATTAGCGATTTTTCAGCAAGCGGTTAATCAGATCTATGACCTTTTTCTCGATAAGGTTTCCCAGTCCAGAGGTTTATCTAAAGCCAAGGTAGCTGAAATTGCTCAAGGACGAGTTTGGACAGGGGCAGAAGCTAAAAAGATTGGTCTAGTTGATGACCTTGGGGGACTAGAGCAAGCCATTACCTATGCTGCTAATCAAACCAATCTCGGAGATAACTGGGAACTAGATGAATATCCGCGTCAAAAAAGCTTAGAGACGGCTATCCTAGAAAGTCTGTTTAAGTTACAAATTCAGTCTCAAATCCCTAAGGTTCAAACCGATCCCTTGACGCAAAAATGGCAGGATTTCCGGGCGGAATTGACCAGTTTACAAACACTCAATGATCCCAAAGGCATTTATGCTCGCCTACCCTTTAATTGGAAATGGCATTAA
- the pyrR gene encoding bifunctional pyr operon transcriptional regulator/uracil phosphoribosyltransferase PyrR codes for MATQVIEILSAEEIRRTLTRLASQLIEKSGDLSELVLLGIYTRGVPLAHLIAQQVEMLEQIKVPVGAIDVTFYRDDLDRIKTRTPAKTKIPINLTGKRVVLVDDVIYKGRTIRAALNAVTEYGRPQVIRLLTLVDRGHRELPIHPDFVGKKLPTAAEEQVKVYLQELDGRDAVELIK; via the coding sequence ATGGCAACGCAAGTGATCGAAATTCTCTCAGCAGAAGAAATTCGACGAACCCTGACCCGATTAGCCTCCCAATTGATCGAAAAATCGGGGGATTTGTCCGAATTAGTGTTATTGGGTATTTACACTCGCGGTGTTCCCCTGGCCCATCTCATTGCTCAACAGGTGGAAATGCTAGAGCAGATTAAAGTGCCGGTCGGGGCGATCGATGTCACCTTTTATCGAGATGATTTGGATCGCATTAAAACCCGAACTCCCGCAAAAACAAAAATTCCGATTAATCTCACGGGTAAACGGGTCGTTTTAGTGGATGATGTCATTTACAAAGGACGAACAATTCGTGCTGCTCTCAATGCGGTTACAGAATATGGCAGACCTCAAGTTATTCGCTTGTTAACGTTAGTGGATCGAGGTCATCGAGAATTACCGATTCATCCCGATTTTGTGGGCAAAAAATTACCGACGGCGGCGGAAGAACAGGTTAAAGTTTACCTACAAGAATTGGACGGTCGGGATGCAGTGGAGTTAATTAAATGA
- a CDS encoding MoaD/ThiS family protein produces MTESQITITLKLFAAYQEAYGQVELSRTFDQGTAISAVLDQILKEKPELEQWRTVTRFACNCQFVEGDRLLKDGDEVVLIPPVSGG; encoded by the coding sequence ATGACTGAATCCCAGATAACCATTACCCTGAAATTATTTGCAGCTTACCAAGAGGCCTATGGACAGGTTGAACTGAGCCGCACTTTTGACCAGGGAACGGCGATCTCGGCTGTGCTAGACCAGATTCTTAAGGAAAAACCCGAACTGGAACAATGGCGTACTGTCACCCGTTTTGCCTGTAATTGCCAATTTGTGGAAGGCGATCGGTTACTCAAGGATGGAGATGAAGTGGTATTGATCCCCCCCGTGAGTGGTGGTTAA
- the panB gene encoding 3-methyl-2-oxobutanoate hydroxymethyltransferase, with protein sequence MPITPNHLLDRKKQQLPIVVLTAWDYAIAELLDQAGVDIVLVGDSLAMVALGHETTLPITLDAMIHHAAAVKRGVKQAMVVCDLPFLSYQESISQAIHSAGRVLKETGAQAVKLEGGHPRLLETVDRLTEIGIPVMGHVGLTPQSVHQLGYKQQGKTDLAAERILSEAIALAEAGVFAIVLEHIPASLAARITERLFIPTIGIGAGPHCDGQVLVTADLLGLSAKNPPFAKPYLDLRQLIGKTVQDFSQDVRSHQFPT encoded by the coding sequence ATGCCCATTACCCCCAATCATCTCCTAGATCGCAAAAAACAACAATTGCCAATTGTGGTACTGACTGCCTGGGACTACGCGATCGCCGAATTGTTGGATCAGGCGGGAGTCGATATTGTGCTAGTGGGGGATTCTCTGGCGATGGTTGCCCTGGGCCATGAAACGACCTTACCCATTACCCTAGATGCCATGATTCACCATGCCGCAGCCGTTAAGCGAGGTGTTAAACAGGCAATGGTGGTCTGTGACCTTCCTTTTTTGAGCTACCAAGAAAGTATTAGTCAAGCCATTCATTCTGCTGGTCGAGTCTTAAAGGAAACAGGTGCTCAGGCCGTGAAATTAGAAGGCGGTCATCCTCGCCTATTAGAAACAGTTGATCGTCTTACAGAAATTGGCATTCCCGTTATGGGTCATGTGGGGTTAACGCCTCAGTCTGTCCATCAGTTAGGATATAAACAACAGGGTAAAACCGATCTGGCTGCTGAACGTATCTTATCAGAGGCGATCGCCTTAGCTGAGGCAGGGGTATTTGCCATTGTCTTAGAGCATATTCCGGCAAGTTTGGCCGCTAGAATTACGGAACGTCTATTCATTCCCACCATTGGCATTGGTGCCGGCCCCCACTGTGATGGCCAGGTATTAGTCACGGCTGATTTATTAGGGCTGTCTGCCAAAAATCCCCCCTTTGCCAAGCCCTATCTAGACTTACGGCAACTGATTGGCAAAACGGTGCAAGACTTTAGCCAGGATGTTCGCTCACACCAATTTCCAACTTAA
- a CDS encoding F0F1 ATP synthase subunit gamma: MPNLKAIRDRIQSVKNTKKITEAMRLVAAAKVRRAQEQVLATRPFADALAEVLYNLQSRLAFSESTSPLFEQREVKSVALLVVSGDRGLCGGYNTNVIRRAEQRAKELQAQGIEAKLVLVGRKATQYFERRNANVATSYMNLNQIPTAAEAAQIADELVSLFLAESVDKVELVYTRFMSLISSQPVIQTLFPLSTQGMEAKDDEVFRLITRGGKFQVEREKVAAEVTTFPQDMIFEQDPVQILDALLPLYNTNQLLRALQESAASELAARMTAMSNASENAGQLVGTLTLSYNKARQAAITQELLEVVAGSNAL, translated from the coding sequence ATGCCTAACTTAAAAGCGATTCGCGATCGCATCCAGTCGGTCAAAAATACGAAAAAAATTACAGAAGCCATGCGTCTGGTGGCAGCGGCCAAGGTACGTCGCGCCCAGGAACAGGTCTTAGCCACTCGTCCCTTTGCTGATGCCTTAGCGGAAGTTCTCTATAACTTGCAAAGTCGTCTTGCCTTCAGTGAAAGCACTTCTCCCCTGTTTGAACAACGGGAAGTGAAATCCGTGGCTTTGTTGGTCGTATCCGGCGATCGGGGTTTATGCGGTGGTTACAATACTAATGTTATCCGTCGAGCCGAACAACGAGCCAAGGAATTACAAGCCCAGGGAATTGAAGCCAAGTTGGTTTTAGTGGGACGTAAAGCCACTCAATATTTTGAACGTCGCAATGCCAATGTTGCGACCTCTTACATGAACCTTAACCAAATTCCCACTGCTGCGGAAGCTGCTCAAATTGCGGATGAACTTGTTTCACTATTTTTAGCGGAATCGGTGGATAAAGTGGAGTTGGTCTATACCCGTTTCATGTCGCTGATTAGTTCTCAACCTGTTATTCAAACGCTTTTTCCTCTAAGCACTCAAGGCATGGAAGCTAAAGATGATGAAGTATTTCGATTAATCACCAGAGGCGGTAAATTCCAAGTGGAACGGGAAAAAGTAGCGGCGGAAGTGACAACTTTCCCCCAAGATATGATTTTTGAGCAAGATCCTGTTCAAATTCTGGATGCTTTGTTGCCTTTGTACAATACTAACCAATTACTAAGAGCGTTACAAGAATCTGCGGCTAGTGAATTAGCAGCTCGGATGACGGCTATGAGTAATGCGAGTGAGAATGCGGGTCAGTTAGTAGGAACTTTAACCCTTTCCTATAACAAGGCTCGTCAGGCGGCGATTACGCAAGAATTGTTAGAGGTGGTAGCGGGTTCTAATGCACTCTAA
- the atpA gene encoding F0F1 ATP synthase subunit alpha codes for MVSIRPDEISSIIRQQIESYSQDVQVSNVGTVLQVGDGTARIYGLEQVMSQELLEFEDGTIGIALNLEEDNVGAVLMGDGFGIQEGSTVKTTGRIAQIPIGQAMIGRVVDALARPIDGKGPIATTETRLIESPAPGIVARKSVCEPMQTGITAIDAMIPIGRGQRELIIGDRKTGKTAIAIDTIINQKSEDVVCVYVAIGQKASTVAQVIDTLTEKGAMDYTIVVAANANAPATLQYLAPYTGATLAEYFMYQGKHTLVIYDDLSKQAQAYRQMSLLLRRPPGREAYPGDVFYVHSRLLERAAKLSDALGGGSMTALPVIETQAGDVSAYIPTNVISITDGQIFLTTDLFNSGFRPAINAGISVSRVGSAAQTKAMKKVAGKLKLELAQFAELEAFSQFASDLDAATQAQLARGQRLRQILKQPQNSPLGVWEQVAISYAGLNGYIDKIPVEKAYAFAEGLREYLKANKPKYVEILVKDKSLTDEAETLLKEGINEFSQAFA; via the coding sequence ATGGTAAGCATCAGACCTGACGAAATCAGTAGTATTATTCGCCAACAAATTGAATCCTATTCCCAGGATGTTCAAGTTTCTAATGTTGGTACAGTTCTCCAGGTAGGGGACGGCACGGCTCGTATTTATGGTTTAGAACAGGTCATGTCCCAGGAATTACTGGAATTTGAAGATGGAACCATCGGTATTGCCCTTAACCTCGAAGAAGATAATGTCGGGGCTGTATTAATGGGTGATGGTTTTGGGATTCAGGAAGGAAGTACCGTTAAAACCACTGGCCGTATTGCTCAGATTCCTATTGGCCAAGCAATGATTGGTCGGGTAGTGGATGCTTTGGCTCGTCCTATTGACGGTAAAGGCCCCATTGCTACCACTGAAACCCGTTTAATTGAATCCCCTGCTCCTGGTATCGTGGCCCGTAAATCGGTATGTGAACCGATGCAAACTGGGATTACTGCTATTGATGCCATGATTCCCATCGGTCGGGGTCAACGGGAATTAATCATTGGCGATCGCAAAACGGGTAAAACCGCGATCGCGATCGATACCATCATTAACCAGAAGTCTGAAGATGTTGTCTGTGTTTATGTGGCGATCGGTCAAAAAGCCTCTACCGTTGCGCAGGTGATTGATACCCTGACGGAAAAAGGCGCGATGGACTACACCATTGTGGTTGCGGCTAATGCTAACGCTCCTGCGACTCTGCAATATTTAGCACCCTATACTGGCGCGACCTTAGCTGAGTACTTTATGTATCAGGGCAAACACACCCTGGTAATTTACGATGACTTGTCCAAACAAGCTCAAGCCTATCGTCAGATGTCCCTGTTACTACGTCGCCCACCCGGACGGGAAGCCTATCCTGGAGATGTGTTCTACGTTCACTCTCGTTTGTTAGAACGGGCAGCTAAACTGAGTGATGCTCTCGGTGGCGGTAGTATGACCGCTTTACCCGTAATTGAAACCCAAGCAGGTGACGTTTCGGCTTATATTCCTACCAACGTAATTTCTATTACCGACGGTCAAATTTTCTTAACCACTGATCTGTTTAACTCTGGGTTCCGTCCTGCGATTAACGCCGGGATTTCGGTAAGTCGGGTTGGTTCTGCCGCTCAAACCAAAGCGATGAAAAAAGTGGCAGGGAAATTGAAGTTAGAGTTAGCACAATTCGCTGAATTAGAAGCCTTTTCTCAATTTGCTTCTGATTTGGATGCAGCAACTCAAGCCCAATTAGCTCGTGGTCAACGTCTCCGTCAAATCTTGAAACAGCCTCAAAATTCGCCTTTAGGGGTATGGGAACAGGTGGCGATTTCCTACGCTGGTTTGAATGGTTATATTGATAAGATTCCCGTTGAAAAGGCCTATGCTTTTGCGGAAGGTTTACGGGAATATTTGAAAGCCAACAAACCCAAGTATGTGGAAATTCTGGTTAAGGATAAGTCCCTGACCGATGAAGCAGAAACCCTGCTTAAAGAAGGTATCAATGAGTTTTCCCAGGCTTTTGCTTAA
- a CDS encoding F0F1 ATP synthase subunit delta translates to MKGGLYSSEIAEPYAQALMSVAQNQNLTEVLGNDLRDLLTLLNESPELEEMLANPIIKDEDKKAILRRILGDNGNAYLLNFLMLLVDKRRILFLPAICQSYLELLRKLTNTVLAEVVSALKLTDTQRQTFTEKVKQLTGANDVELKTTVNADIIGGVIIKVGSQVFDSSLRGQLRRISLSLGDAA, encoded by the coding sequence ATGAAAGGCGGATTATATAGTAGCGAAATCGCTGAACCCTACGCTCAAGCCTTAATGTCCGTTGCCCAAAATCAAAATTTAACAGAGGTTTTGGGGAATGATTTACGTGACCTATTGACTCTTTTAAATGAATCGCCTGAGTTAGAAGAAATGCTTGCTAATCCCATTATTAAAGATGAGGATAAAAAAGCTATTTTGCGGCGAATTTTAGGGGACAATGGCAACGCCTATTTGCTCAATTTTTTAATGTTATTGGTAGATAAACGGCGCATTCTCTTTTTGCCTGCTATTTGTCAAAGCTATTTGGAATTACTACGGAAGTTAACCAATACGGTTCTAGCCGAAGTGGTTTCAGCCCTAAAATTAACGGACACTCAACGTCAAACGTTCACTGAGAAGGTGAAACAATTGACAGGAGCTAATGATGTGGAATTAAAAACCACCGTTAACGCCGATATTATTGGTGGTGTCATTATTAAAGTGGGTTCTCAGGTGTTTGACTCTAGCTTAAGAGGACAACTCCGTCGCATCAGCCTCAGTTTAGGGGATGCAGCTTAA
- a CDS encoding F0F1 ATP synthase subunit B, whose product MLNTFLILATEAHSAGEGGFGINLDFLEANLFNLAILLGIVIYYAPKTLGKILSERRSKIAEAIQEAESRQQAAAAKLAEEQQKLSQAQAEAVRIRQASEERAQNAQAEIAAQAELDVQRLRDTAANDLGAEQDRVIAELKRRIAALAVEKAEADLRGRLSDRDQDTLIERSIAQLGGR is encoded by the coding sequence ATGTTGAATACCTTTTTAATCCTCGCAACCGAGGCGCATTCGGCGGGGGAAGGGGGATTTGGGATTAATCTAGATTTTCTAGAGGCCAATCTCTTTAACCTGGCGATTTTGCTAGGAATAGTCATTTACTACGCGCCCAAAACCCTGGGAAAAATTCTCAGTGAACGTCGTTCTAAGATTGCAGAAGCCATTCAAGAGGCTGAAAGTCGTCAACAAGCTGCTGCTGCTAAACTGGCCGAAGAACAGCAAAAACTGTCCCAGGCTCAAGCCGAAGCTGTTCGCATTCGTCAGGCATCAGAAGAACGGGCCCAGAATGCTCAAGCCGAGATTGCTGCCCAAGCTGAATTAGATGTTCAACGCCTACGGGACACTGCGGCTAATGATCTGGGGGCAGAACAAGATCGTGTGATTGCAGAACTCAAACGTCGTATTGCCGCTTTGGCTGTGGAAAAAGCAGAGGCAGATCTTCGGGGTCGGTTAAGCGATCGCGATCAAGACACCTTAATCGAACGCAGTATTGCCCAGCTAGGAGGTCGTTAA
- a CDS encoding F0F1 ATP synthase subunit B' — protein sequence MFDFDATLLFMALQFIVLAFLLNAIFYKPLNKVLDERADYIRNNQEDAKQRLAKAQELTKQYEKQIADARRQSQEVIATAQADARRLAADKIAEAQREAQQQKETAAQEIEQQRQSALSSLEQQVDGLSRQILEKLLGPELVR from the coding sequence ATGTTTGATTTTGATGCCACTCTCCTCTTTATGGCATTGCAATTTATTGTTTTAGCTTTTTTGCTAAATGCCATTTTCTATAAACCTCTGAATAAAGTACTAGACGAACGGGCTGACTACATTCGCAATAATCAAGAAGATGCGAAACAACGGCTCGCTAAGGCTCAAGAGTTAACCAAGCAATACGAAAAGCAAATTGCAGATGCACGTCGGCAGTCTCAAGAAGTTATTGCCACTGCTCAGGCCGATGCTAGACGGCTAGCCGCAGACAAAATTGCTGAAGCCCAACGGGAAGCCCAACAGCAGAAAGAGACGGCGGCTCAAGAAATTGAGCAACAAAGGCAGTCTGCCCTCAGTTCCCTTGAACAACAGGTGGATGGTCTTAGTCGTCAAATCCTAGAAAAATTGTTAGGCCCTGAATTAGTCAGATAA